A DNA window from Melanotaenia boesemani isolate fMelBoe1 chromosome 6, fMelBoe1.pri, whole genome shotgun sequence contains the following coding sequences:
- the LOC121641282 gene encoding tubulin polymerization-promoting protein isoform X2, whose protein sequence is MGDQKDNIDDFKVQTAKHPNISSVPLRPHSEQSKDRTSKRLSSESNGTSEGGVGSSTPVELTALEESFRRFAIHGDTRATGKDMHGKNWSKLCKDCGVIDGKNITLTDVDIVFSKVKKKSCRTITFDEFKAALGELARKKYKEKTGEEAEAEVVKLIEGKAPIIAGVTRAVASPTVSRLTDTTKFTGSHKERFDETGRGKGKAGRVDIVDTSGYVSGYKHRGSYEKKVNKPTEGRPM, encoded by the exons ATGGGAGACCAGAA AGACAACATAGATGACTTTAAGGTCCAAACAGCCAAGCACCCCAACATCAGCTCAGTCCCTTTAAGGCCGCATAGTGAACAGTCTAAAGACAGAACATCCAAAAGGCTTTCATCTGAGTCTAATGGAACCAGTGAAGGTGGTGTGGGCTCCTCCACACCAGTGGAGTTGACTGCTTTGGAGGAGTCATTTCGCCGTTTCGCCATCCATGGTGATACTCGTGCTACTGGCAAGGACATGCATGGCAAGAACTGGTCCAAGCTCTGCAAAGACTGTGGCGTGATTGATGGCAAGAACATTACCCTTACTGACGTGGACATCGTTTTCAGCAAAGTCAA GAAAAAATCCTGTCGCACCATCACTTTTGATGAATTCAAGGCTGCACTTGGAGAGCTGGCCAGgaagaaatataaagaaaagacaGGAGAGGAGGCTGAGGCCGAGGTCGTCAAGCTGATAGAGGGGAAGGCGCCGATCATCGCAGGAGTCACC AGAGCCGTGGCCTCACCGACAGTGAGTCGTCTTACAGACACCACCAAGTTTACGGGATCCCACAAGGAGCGCTTTGACGAGACCGGCCGCGGGAAGGGGAAGGCTGGACGAGTAGACATAGTTGACACGTCTGGATACGTCTCGGGATATAAACACCGAGGGTCATATGAAAAGAAAGTGAATAAACCCACTGAGGGCAGACCAATGTGA
- the LOC121641282 gene encoding tubulin polymerization-promoting protein isoform X1 — MILAFCKDAKLSMGTVESTKRKHKLANSSTSQKEPNSCSTMGDQKDNIDDFKVQTAKHPNISSVPLRPHSEQSKDRTSKRLSSESNGTSEGGVGSSTPVELTALEESFRRFAIHGDTRATGKDMHGKNWSKLCKDCGVIDGKNITLTDVDIVFSKVKKKSCRTITFDEFKAALGELARKKYKEKTGEEAEAEVVKLIEGKAPIIAGVTRAVASPTVSRLTDTTKFTGSHKERFDETGRGKGKAGRVDIVDTSGYVSGYKHRGSYEKKVNKPTEGRPM, encoded by the exons ATGATACTTGCTTTCTGTAAGGATGCTAAGCTGAGTATGGGAACAGTTGAAAG cacaaagagaaaacacaagttGGCAAATTCAAGCACTTCACAGAAAGAACCAAATTCCTGCTCAACCATGGGAGACCAGAA AGACAACATAGATGACTTTAAGGTCCAAACAGCCAAGCACCCCAACATCAGCTCAGTCCCTTTAAGGCCGCATAGTGAACAGTCTAAAGACAGAACATCCAAAAGGCTTTCATCTGAGTCTAATGGAACCAGTGAAGGTGGTGTGGGCTCCTCCACACCAGTGGAGTTGACTGCTTTGGAGGAGTCATTTCGCCGTTTCGCCATCCATGGTGATACTCGTGCTACTGGCAAGGACATGCATGGCAAGAACTGGTCCAAGCTCTGCAAAGACTGTGGCGTGATTGATGGCAAGAACATTACCCTTACTGACGTGGACATCGTTTTCAGCAAAGTCAA GAAAAAATCCTGTCGCACCATCACTTTTGATGAATTCAAGGCTGCACTTGGAGAGCTGGCCAGgaagaaatataaagaaaagacaGGAGAGGAGGCTGAGGCCGAGGTCGTCAAGCTGATAGAGGGGAAGGCGCCGATCATCGCAGGAGTCACC AGAGCCGTGGCCTCACCGACAGTGAGTCGTCTTACAGACACCACCAAGTTTACGGGATCCCACAAGGAGCGCTTTGACGAGACCGGCCGCGGGAAGGGGAAGGCTGGACGAGTAGACATAGTTGACACGTCTGGATACGTCTCGGGATATAAACACCGAGGGTCATATGAAAAGAAAGTGAATAAACCCACTGAGGGCAGACCAATGTGA